In one window of Tachypleus tridentatus isolate NWPU-2018 chromosome 2, ASM421037v1, whole genome shotgun sequence DNA:
- the LOC143245438 gene encoding uncharacterized protein LOC143245438: MLYKKAVANLPQSVPLEDVSFAIDVTFGPIVTTLSDLNLTGLQAIQIQDIQLTNASTITGRATLIASDILIIGMGQISGNVSTIPFNYSGDLSVGSNDTSLLLDFSLSYDVNNTFTLLNVVSQFVFGTNFTSLDIPIITSPVNDALIQGVVLAFKPLVELQIAQFFFDVLSPGVELLIDNSTILFLSPAVGNLSGGEADISVLCKNASGYLDSLVANLQARLRAVEPVSLSSYRFVFVFVNSGQLSGFSNIRRVGEIQLSCNTTDGRDILTFNLMVSNIRLQQNFLFRSFRFFYLLRMTGTLSSLTVRVQLAVHQGNLTPVLQLFDLASVENININVFRQNRLSLILNNIRNFRDYFRQLLANTATNQIRQALVNQLRQ, from the coding sequence ATGCTATACAAAAAAGCTGTAGCTAATCTTCCCCAGTCCGTGCCTCTCGAAGACGTAAGCTTCGCCATTGACGTGACGTTTGGACCAATTGTCACTACGTTATCCGATTTAAACTTGACGGGATTACAAGCCATACAAATACAAGATATTCAACTTACGAATGCATCCACAATAACAGGAAGAGCCACTCTGATTGCTTCAGACATTTTAATCATCGGAATGGGACAGATAAGTGGTAATGTTTCTACTATTCCTTTTAATTATTCTGGCGATCTATCCGTGGGTTCAAATGACACCTCTCTTCTGTTGGATTTCTCACTTTCTTACGACGTAAACAACACGTTCACACTACTTAACGTTGTTTCTCAGTTCGTGTTTGGGACCAACTTTACGTCTCTGGACATTCCAATTATCACTTCACCTGTTAATGACGCTCTGATCCAAGGTGTTGTTTTGGCTTTCAAGCCATTAGTCGAATTACAAATTGCACAATTCTTTTTTGATGTTCTGTCACCTGGTGTGgaattattaatagataattCTACAATATTATTCCTAAGTCCAGCTGTTGGTAACCTTTCCGGAGGTGAAGCAGACATTTCGGTACTTTGTAAGAATGCTAGTGGATACCTGGACAGTTTGGTGGCGAACCTGCAGGCTCGTCTTAGAGCTGTAGAACCGGTTTCTCTTAGTTCATATCGGTTTGTGTTTGTATTTGTAAATAGCGGCCAGCTTAGCGGTTTCTCTAACATTAGAAGGGTTGGTGAAATCCAGCTCTCGTGTAATACAACAGATGGACGAGATATTTTAACTTTCAATCTTATGGTTTCGAACATTCGACTTCAACAGAATTTTCTATTTCGTTCTTTTCGCTTTTTCTATCTCTTGCGAATGACGGGAACTTTGTCCAGCTTGACTGTCCGAGTCCAGCTAGCGGTGCATCAGGGCAACTTGACCCCAGTTTTACAGCTATTCGACTTGGCTAGCgtagaaaatattaatatcaacGTGTTTCGTCAAAATcgtttatctttaattttaaataatataagaaatttCAGGGATTATTTTAGACAACTATTGGCCAATACTGCTACCAACCAAATACGTCAAGCACTCGTGAACCAGCTACGTCAGTAA